In Paenibacillus sp. G2S3, a single window of DNA contains:
- a CDS encoding carbohydrate ABC transporter permease, with protein MNDKAGNMMVKMPVTIIMFVLGLFMIVPFLWMLSTSFQTPTEVFKNWLPASLNWSNHIRVWTGNYDFVSYYLNSLKISVIGTVGAVFLSALAAYGFSRTSFKGRDGLFVVYLSMMMVPPQVLFVPKFIMFNWVGIYNTHWALILPAMFSIFGVFMLRQFFMSIPKEITESAFLDGAGHYKIFFRLILPLAKPAIATFAILDFSWQWNDYENALVFLQSPKLYTIPLGLQNFILENNVDYNGMMAASSAAIIPMIIIFFVGQKYIIQGISSSAVKG; from the coding sequence ATGAATGATAAAGCAGGAAACATGATGGTCAAAATGCCAGTAACGATCATCATGTTTGTTCTAGGACTATTTATGATTGTGCCTTTCTTATGGATGCTTAGCACATCTTTTCAGACACCTACCGAGGTGTTTAAGAATTGGCTGCCCGCATCTCTCAACTGGAGCAATCATATTCGGGTGTGGACAGGAAACTATGATTTTGTTTCGTATTATTTAAATTCACTTAAGATTTCGGTTATTGGAACTGTAGGGGCAGTGTTTCTATCTGCCCTTGCCGCTTACGGATTTTCACGTACTTCGTTCAAAGGGCGAGATGGATTATTTGTCGTATATCTATCCATGATGATGGTTCCACCTCAGGTGCTTTTTGTTCCAAAATTTATAATGTTTAACTGGGTTGGGATTTACAATACGCATTGGGCTCTAATCCTACCAGCTATGTTTTCGATCTTTGGCGTGTTTATGCTTCGGCAGTTCTTCATGAGCATTCCTAAGGAAATTACGGAATCTGCTTTTTTGGATGGAGCGGGGCATTATAAGATATTTTTCCGCTTAATTCTGCCATTAGCGAAGCCGGCAATAGCAACGTTTGCTATTCTCGATTTCTCCTGGCAATGGAATGATTATGAGAATGCGCTTGTATTCTTGCAAAGCCCTAAACTATATACCATTCCGCTTGGATTGCAGAATTTTATTCTTGAGAACAATGTGGACTACAACGGGATGATGGCTGCTTCATCGGCTGCGATTATTCCAATGATCATTATCTTCTTCGTGGGTCAGAAATATATTATTCAAGGGATATCGAGTTCGGCTGTGAAAGGCTAA